A genomic segment from Amygdalobacter nucleatus encodes:
- the xseA gene encoding exodeoxyribonuclease VII large subunit encodes MGERVIVTVHQLNSFMTKFIGHNQSLQSFYIQGEVSGHKYYPSSGHHYFSLKDEQAQVSCVLFGSVANNLTTPIKDGDKLICLARAGFYARDGKFQLYILQVEQQGQGLLYQKFLQLKNKLAEEGLFAPEHKRPLPILPKRVAVVTSASGAVIRDIIKVGRYRYPNLDILLFPCNVQGDLAASEMLRAMQKIQVRDDISVIIIGRGGGSMEDLWCFNDEALARAIYQAKVPVVSAVGHETDFTIADFVADVRASTPSNAAELVFPDQASYLKQIAALQARLITALQQTNKIAATRLALLEKCRYLTEPDLLINERFEVVDRLKQRMLQALELPLIKQKQKLEQLTYRLKQSLALVYKQAEHSYFVQYQHLLATNPLLRLEQGYAYVSKQNGQKLSSVKQITVGELVDLQLIDGNLTCQVEAKQELNKQVN; translated from the coding sequence ATGGGCGAAAGAGTAATAGTTACTGTTCATCAATTGAATAGCTTCATGACGAAGTTCATTGGGCACAATCAATCTTTGCAAAGCTTTTATATTCAAGGTGAAGTTTCTGGACATAAGTATTATCCAAGCTCAGGCCATCATTATTTCAGCTTGAAAGATGAACAAGCGCAAGTTAGCTGTGTTTTGTTCGGCAGCGTTGCTAATAACTTGACTACACCAATCAAAGATGGTGACAAGCTTATTTGCCTAGCCAGAGCTGGCTTTTATGCTCGTGATGGCAAATTTCAGTTATATATTTTACAAGTTGAACAACAAGGTCAAGGCCTTTTATATCAAAAATTCTTACAACTCAAGAACAAATTAGCTGAAGAAGGTTTGTTTGCACCTGAACATAAGCGACCGTTGCCAATTTTGCCTAAGCGTGTGGCGGTAGTTACGTCAGCTTCGGGCGCTGTTATTCGCGATATTATCAAAGTTGGGCGTTACCGTTATCCCAATTTAGATATTTTACTTTTCCCGTGCAATGTCCAGGGCGATTTAGCTGCTAGCGAAATGCTCAGAGCTATGCAAAAAATTCAAGTGCGCGATGATATTTCAGTCATTATTATTGGCCGTGGCGGCGGTTCCATGGAAGATTTGTGGTGCTTTAATGATGAAGCTTTAGCTAGAGCTATTTATCAAGCGAAAGTGCCTGTAGTTTCAGCTGTTGGCCATGAAACAGATTTTACCATTGCCGACTTTGTAGCTGATGTACGCGCTTCTACGCCTTCTAATGCTGCTGAGTTAGTTTTCCCAGATCAAGCCAGTTACCTTAAACAAATTGCAGCTTTACAAGCAAGGCTAATTACAGCTTTACAGCAGACCAACAAAATTGCCGCTACTCGTTTAGCCCTTTTAGAGAAGTGCCGCTATTTAACAGAGCCTGATTTATTGATAAATGAGCGCTTTGAAGTAGTTGATCGGCTTAAGCAGCGCATGTTACAGGCTTTGGAGTTGCCTTTAATCAAGCAAAAACAGAAGCTTGAACAACTTACGTATCGTTTGAAGCAGAGCCTTGCCTTAGTATACAAGCAGGCTGAACATAGTTATTTTGTACAGTATCAGCATTTACTTGCTACAAATCCTTTGCTACGCTTAGAACAAGGCTATGCCTATGTCAGCAAACAAAACGGCCAAAAATTAAGTAGTGTCAAGCAGATTACTGTCGGGGAACTGGTTGACTTACAATTGATTGATGGTAACCTAACTTGCCAGGTTGAGGCCAAACAAGAACTAAACAAACAAGTTAATTAG
- the xseB gene encoding exodeoxyribonuclease VII small subunit: MEENKQVDAELSFEAALKELETVVNKIEDKDTTLDTAIDLFKRGTQLSKICENKLTDAKMRIKQLVGDEEQELSSKQEA; this comes from the coding sequence ATGGAAGAGAACAAGCAAGTTGATGCAGAATTAAGCTTTGAAGCTGCTCTTAAGGAGCTGGAAACAGTTGTTAATAAGATTGAAGATAAGGATACGACCTTAGACACAGCGATTGATTTGTTTAAGCGCGGAACGCAGCTCAGCAAAATTTGTGAAAACAAGTTGACCGATGCTAAAATGCGCATTAAACAATTGGTTGGTGACGAAGAACAAGAATTAAGTTCGAAGCAAGAAGCATAA
- the efp gene encoding elongation factor P has protein sequence MISAGDFRNGTNFVMDGNIYTVVEFQHVKPGKGSAFVRTTYRNLKTGAVVERSFNPSEKFEEGTIVRRDMEYLYSDGDFHYFMDVETYEQYPFTDEIVGETMKFIKENTVCRVISWENDILSVEPPLFVELVITQTEPGVRGDTATNATKAAKLETGATIKVPLFVNEGDKVRVDTRTGEYMERA, from the coding sequence ATGATTTCAGCAGGCGATTTTCGTAATGGCACTAACTTTGTTATGGATGGAAACATCTACACTGTTGTTGAGTTTCAGCATGTTAAGCCAGGTAAAGGTTCAGCCTTTGTTCGTACAACTTATCGTAACTTGAAGACAGGTGCAGTAGTTGAGCGTTCCTTTAACCCAAGTGAGAAATTTGAAGAAGGTACCATCGTTCGTCGTGATATGGAATATCTGTACAGCGATGGTGATTTCCACTATTTCATGGATGTCGAAACATACGAGCAATATCCATTTACAGATGAAATTGTGGGTGAGACAATGAAGTTCATCAAGGAAAACACAGTTTGCCGTGTCATTTCCTGGGAGAATGATATTTTATCAGTTGAGCCACCTCTGTTCGTTGAACTTGTAATTACGCAGACAGAACCAGGCGTACGTGGTGATACAGCAACCAATGCTACAAAGGCTGCTAAACTTGAAACTGGTGCAACAATCAAAGTTCCACTGTTTGTCAATGAAGGCGATAAGGTCAGAGTTGATACTCGTACCGGCGAATATATGGAAAGAGCTTAA
- the nusB gene encoding transcription antitermination factor NusB has product MSLRYVREMSFQLLYQFEFQPEHIDEQSEQFLSLAKQHELAMQELYHLNWNETEQAESTQLAQAVYAEKEALDAVYAPHLIGWKISRLPKIDKIILRLATYELLYRKEVPVSVILNEAVELIKAYGEEKSRAYVNAVLGNVVKSNLEQIANLREIAPESITETISYKYADNKDSADNKESVD; this is encoded by the coding sequence ATGAGTTTAAGGTATGTGCGAGAAATGTCTTTCCAATTATTGTATCAATTTGAATTTCAGCCAGAGCATATCGACGAACAAAGCGAACAATTTTTGAGTTTGGCTAAGCAACATGAGTTAGCAATGCAGGAACTTTATCATTTGAATTGGAATGAAACAGAACAAGCTGAATCAACGCAATTAGCCCAAGCTGTATATGCTGAAAAAGAAGCACTTGATGCTGTTTATGCGCCGCATTTGATTGGCTGGAAAATTTCTCGTTTGCCTAAAATTGATAAGATAATTTTGCGCTTAGCAACGTATGAGCTTTTGTATCGCAAAGAAGTACCTGTCAGTGTTATTTTGAACGAAGCAGTTGAACTTATTAAAGCTTACGGTGAAGAAAAATCGCGTGCCTATGTCAATGCTGTTTTAGGTAATGTTGTGAAATCTAATTTAGAGCAGATTGCGAATTTAAGGGAGATTGCACCTGAAAGCATCACTGAAACTATTAGCTATAAGTATGCTGATAATAAAGATTCAGCCGATAATAAAGAGTCAGTTGATTAG
- the amaP gene encoding alkaline shock response membrane anchor protein AmaP yields the protein MQKSKQIILMVFAIIVSLLSCFSLLTLYTGFSFLQNLLQTRIYGQIVTVKIAFSLLLLFVIVVAAYIFLYARENGRMSKQLVQATELGKINIDMMAIEAIALNACKSAQAGIKAAKAKAACDKDRNLTLTLDCTVFAEVDIPTYMSKIQERVKKDVERYTGLSVKTVLVKVNKVEIAGTKLDGRP from the coding sequence ATGCAAAAATCAAAGCAAATAATTTTAATGGTGTTTGCAATTATAGTCAGCTTGTTAAGTTGTTTTTCTTTGCTAACACTATATACAGGTTTTAGCTTTTTGCAAAATCTATTACAAACGAGAATATATGGTCAGATTGTGACTGTAAAAATAGCTTTTTCATTGCTTCTCTTGTTCGTGATTGTTGTCGCAGCTTATATCTTCTTGTATGCGCGTGAAAATGGTCGCATGAGTAAGCAACTTGTTCAAGCAACGGAATTAGGTAAGATCAATATCGACATGATGGCAATTGAAGCGATTGCTTTGAATGCTTGTAAGTCAGCACAAGCTGGTATCAAGGCAGCCAAAGCTAAAGCTGCTTGTGATAAGGACCGTAATTTGACTTTGACATTAGATTGTACAGTTTTTGCAGAAGTTGATATTCCAACTTATATGTCAAAGATTCAGGAACGCGTCAAAAAAGACGTAGAACGTTACACTGGCCTCAGCGTCAAAACTGTTTTAGTCAAAGTAAATAAAGTAGAGATAGCTGGTACCAAGTTAGATGGTAGACCATAG
- a CDS encoding DUF2273 domain-containing protein encodes MKNFLLTFIEKAKEKDAGVLGASLAFLVAMLYLIFGFWKTLFLFLFTFLGYYIGNHYFNDEEELKNLLDKLFPPGKHH; translated from the coding sequence ATGAAAAATTTTTTGTTGACATTTATTGAAAAGGCAAAAGAAAAGGATGCTGGCGTATTAGGCGCTAGTTTGGCGTTTTTAGTGGCCATGCTTTACTTGATTTTCGGCTTCTGGAAAACCCTTTTTCTTTTCTTGTTTACTTTTCTTGGGTATTATATAGGCAATCACTACTTCAATGATGAGGAAGAATTAAAGAACTTACTGGATAAGCTTTTTCCACCTGGTAAACATCACTGA
- a CDS encoding DUF4091 domain-containing protein: MADVLGLLSANDEFFYPNSELKIVPTNLHLAMALNNYASFQLLLESKAENVEFKLDSSDFIAEYYEMQAIPVEYNTGDGENQGGAMVLTDRPSVKPAYATRLAPFTVYDCLKRCKTGLVPTCGNKLAAYVSLKAKPNLKAGQYKVNLIAKAKDLLYELALDISVYNVLVPADTFDFTNWFSEEAIERMHHVRKTEKAYLAFLDKYAEVMQRLRQNTFYLQFDEQCLVDRANYKFDFEHLTERINVFFKRGLKNLELGVLLDRGKLPDGMPDMYTANFKCALAKDLEFDSIEGYKFTVRFVQALAAYLKKHGWAENIFFHIHDEPDIHYKDEAALQARRRQYYLAVSILRKYLPNVRVIEAVDSPKFRGGIDIWVPGTAGYERQKAEFDQLIELGETVWAYVCCGPEGYWLNRFLDCPLLKNRLLFWGCAKNRLCGFLHWGLNQFPEGMDPFKATSCPNHTGIGTNFPCGDAFIVYPTLEDVHIGMRFESERRGAEDVALFQVLYQKDKAYFYELLDQAFTNNYTYETDPSKISELYEKLLARLAELA, encoded by the coding sequence ATGGCAGATGTATTAGGTTTATTAAGTGCAAACGATGAATTTTTCTATCCTAATAGTGAGCTCAAAATTGTGCCAACTAATTTGCATTTAGCAATGGCTTTGAACAATTACGCTTCTTTCCAATTGCTTTTGGAAAGCAAGGCTGAAAATGTTGAGTTTAAGCTTGATAGCTCCGATTTTATAGCTGAATACTATGAGATGCAGGCAATTCCAGTCGAATACAACACAGGCGATGGCGAAAATCAAGGTGGTGCCATGGTCTTAACTGATCGACCAAGTGTGAAACCAGCTTATGCTACTCGTTTGGCTCCATTTACAGTTTATGATTGCCTAAAGCGATGCAAAACTGGCCTAGTTCCAACTTGTGGGAACAAATTAGCAGCTTATGTTTCCTTAAAGGCCAAGCCCAATTTGAAGGCTGGTCAATATAAGGTGAACTTAATTGCTAAAGCTAAGGACCTTTTATATGAATTGGCTTTGGATATTAGTGTCTATAATGTCTTAGTCCCAGCTGATACATTTGATTTTACTAACTGGTTCTCAGAAGAAGCCATCGAACGCATGCATCATGTACGTAAAACTGAAAAAGCCTATTTGGCATTTCTGGATAAGTATGCTGAAGTAATGCAACGTTTACGTCAAAATACCTTCTATCTGCAATTTGATGAGCAGTGCCTAGTTGACCGTGCCAACTATAAGTTTGATTTTGAACATTTAACTGAGCGGATTAATGTATTCTTTAAGCGTGGCTTAAAGAATTTGGAATTAGGCGTGTTGTTAGATCGCGGCAAGTTGCCTGATGGAATGCCAGATATGTATACAGCTAACTTTAAGTGTGCTTTAGCCAAAGACTTAGAGTTTGATAGCATAGAAGGCTACAAATTTACAGTGCGCTTTGTGCAAGCCTTGGCAGCTTATCTTAAAAAGCATGGTTGGGCAGAAAATATCTTCTTCCATATTCATGATGAGCCAGATATTCACTATAAAGATGAGGCTGCCTTGCAGGCACGCAGACGCCAATATTATTTAGCAGTTTCAATTTTGCGTAAGTATTTGCCAAATGTACGGGTGATCGAGGCGGTTGATTCACCCAAATTTAGAGGTGGCATTGATATTTGGGTCCCAGGTACAGCTGGTTATGAGCGTCAGAAAGCTGAATTTGACCAGCTGATTGAATTAGGCGAGACTGTTTGGGCTTATGTATGTTGTGGACCAGAAGGCTATTGGCTGAATCGCTTCCTAGATTGTCCACTTCTCAAGAACAGATTGTTGTTCTGGGGCTGTGCCAAGAACAGATTGTGTGGCTTCTTACACTGGGGCTTGAATCAATTCCCAGAGGGTATGGATCCATTCAAAGCCACAAGTTGTCCTAACCATACTGGCATAGGTACGAATTTCCCTTGTGGTGATGCCTTTATTGTTTATCCAACCTTGGAAGATGTGCATATTGGCATGCGCTTTGAGTCAGAACGCAGAGGCGCAGAAGATGTAGCTTTGTTCCAAGTGCTCTATCAAAAAGATAAAGCTTATTTTTATGAGTTATTAGATCAGGCATTTACTAACAATTACACTTACGAAACTGATCCTAGCAAAATAAGTGAGCTCTATGAAAAGCTGTTGGCTAGATTAGCTGAATTAGCTTAG
- a CDS encoding glycoside hydrolase family 31 protein, with the protein MQIRLLENELWYAAVSSYALNMPYSAETDLQVDLKNNPTPNQMQPLLLSNCGRLVYAPNGFVAEFKHGVLTVDSEVEFVDGLDNLRGAYLYAANHFFAKEAITVPDFLFEYPIYNTWMHAPFDVTEAKVLDYAEQILALGLPKGTIIIDDKWCDEYGSFKFDSLKFTQPAKMLAKLHSLGFKVMLWLCPYVSFGTKAYADCLAQDILLKDKGESFSLRWWNESSACLDLCKEAALDYLRSKLADLQALGVDGFKFDGGDSMYYLPEHEPDLQSYIWAKFASNYDYNELRAEFNGAGLNLFERLADKRHSYDENGIKAIVPAALALGLGGHPFMAADMIGGGEVKDLLAGIKHDKDLFLAHCQIALLFPNVQFSILPSKVLGEEADLVNKMLKQRAELWPYIEQLIKDARVTKEPILRLLEYVFPKAGFGHIMNYFMLGDRYLVAPTDLPNQTEIRLTLPKGRWQYKDKIYAGEQTINLKADYRKLCILERLD; encoded by the coding sequence ATGCAGATTAGACTTTTAGAAAATGAGCTATGGTACGCTGCTGTAAGCTCGTATGCTTTGAATATGCCATATAGCGCCGAAACTGATTTACAAGTTGATTTGAAAAATAATCCAACCCCAAATCAAATGCAACCGTTACTTTTGAGTAATTGTGGTCGCTTAGTTTACGCTCCTAATGGTTTTGTTGCTGAATTTAAGCATGGTGTGCTTACAGTTGATTCTGAAGTAGAATTTGTCGATGGCTTAGATAATCTAAGAGGCGCCTATTTGTATGCCGCTAACCATTTCTTTGCCAAAGAGGCCATTACAGTTCCAGATTTTTTGTTTGAATATCCAATCTATAATACCTGGATGCATGCACCTTTTGATGTGACAGAAGCAAAAGTGCTTGATTATGCTGAGCAAATTTTAGCCTTAGGCTTGCCTAAGGGCACAATCATCATTGATGATAAGTGGTGTGATGAATACGGCTCTTTCAAATTTGACTCACTCAAGTTTACACAGCCAGCTAAAATGCTTGCCAAATTGCACAGCCTTGGCTTCAAAGTTATGCTTTGGCTTTGTCCATATGTTAGCTTTGGCACAAAGGCTTATGCTGACTGTTTGGCACAGGATATTTTGTTAAAAGATAAAGGCGAGTCTTTTTCGCTCAGATGGTGGAATGAAAGCTCAGCTTGCTTGGATTTGTGTAAAGAAGCTGCTTTAGATTACTTACGTAGTAAATTAGCAGATTTGCAGGCCTTAGGTGTTGATGGCTTTAAGTTTGATGGTGGCGATAGCATGTATTATTTGCCAGAGCATGAGCCAGACTTGCAGAGCTATATTTGGGCCAAATTTGCAAGTAATTATGACTATAACGAACTTAGGGCTGAATTTAATGGCGCGGGCCTTAATTTGTTCGAGCGTTTGGCTGACAAACGGCATAGCTATGATGAAAATGGGATCAAGGCAATTGTGCCAGCGGCTTTGGCTTTAGGCTTAGGCGGCCATCCGTTTATGGCTGCTGACATGATTGGCGGTGGTGAGGTTAAGGACTTGTTAGCTGGAATTAAGCATGATAAGGATTTGTTCTTAGCTCATTGCCAGATTGCCTTATTATTTCCCAATGTGCAATTTTCTATTTTGCCAAGCAAGGTTTTGGGTGAAGAAGCTGATTTGGTTAACAAGATGCTTAAGCAAAGGGCAGAATTGTGGCCGTATATTGAACAGCTAATTAAAGACGCTCGGGTGACGAAAGAACCAATTTTAAGATTATTGGAATATGTTTTCCCTAAAGCGGGCTTTGGACACATCATGAACTATTTCATGCTTGGCGATAGATATTTAGTTGCGCCCACAGACTTACCAAATCAAACAGAAATTAGATTGACTTTACCTAAAGGGCGATGGCAATATAAAGATAAGATATATGCTGGTGAACAAACAATTAACCTTAAAGCTGATTATCGTAAGCTTTGCATATTGGAACGCTTAGATTAA
- a CDS encoding D-alanyl-D-alanine carboxypeptidase family protein — MLNDYTSDCTNLRKAVKHRRKKRKLLYLLILTSCLLLLLIALLLIHALARHGEELAEKIIPSYSFAIEQTEPTKDKQTLALEKLKIESAQAPLNLAGADLQFNSQNILVLDLSDSKILFSKAGLEQAYPASLVKMMTSILAYENIKDLDAPLTMSEDMYHEFYRIDASMAGYLPHEKTSARELLYGLFLASGAECSTQLALTVDPDLNSFVAKMNAKAKEIGMYQTNFTNVTGLHDPKQVTSAYDMAKCLAYIAKYPALREIMLAKSHIAPKTEQHPKGFEYNNLVFKRFELIPNRWEFMWDILGGKTGYTDEAKQTMATLIAYQGKEYVIVTLNASFTKGMKANPLALDIVNIMDELLQKAA, encoded by the coding sequence TTGCTAAACGATTATACGAGTGATTGCACCAATTTGCGCAAAGCAGTTAAACATAGACGTAAGAAACGTAAATTGCTGTATTTACTGATATTGACTAGTTGCTTGTTGTTATTATTGATTGCTCTATTACTGATACATGCTTTAGCTAGGCACGGCGAAGAATTAGCTGAGAAAATCATTCCTAGTTATAGCTTTGCCATTGAACAAACTGAGCCAACTAAAGACAAGCAGACGCTTGCTTTGGAAAAATTAAAAATAGAGTCTGCACAAGCTCCCTTAAATTTAGCTGGGGCAGATTTGCAATTTAATAGTCAGAATATATTAGTGCTAGATTTAAGCGATTCCAAAATTTTGTTCAGTAAAGCTGGCTTAGAACAGGCATATCCTGCTTCTTTAGTTAAGATGATGACTTCTATTTTAGCCTATGAAAATATTAAGGACTTAGATGCACCGTTAACAATGTCGGAAGATATGTATCATGAATTTTACCGAATTGATGCCTCTATGGCTGGTTACTTACCTCACGAAAAAACAAGTGCGCGTGAGCTTTTGTATGGCTTATTTTTGGCTTCTGGTGCTGAATGTAGCACCCAGTTAGCCCTAACAGTAGATCCTGATTTGAACAGCTTTGTGGCTAAAATGAATGCTAAAGCGAAAGAAATTGGCATGTACCAGACGAATTTCACGAATGTAACGGGTTTGCATGATCCAAAACAAGTTACAAGCGCTTATGACATGGCCAAATGCCTTGCTTATATTGCCAAATATCCCGCTTTGCGCGAGATTATGCTCGCTAAGTCACACATTGCACCCAAAACTGAACAACATCCCAAAGGCTTCGAATATAACAATCTGGTTTTCAAGCGCTTTGAATTAATTCCTAATCGCTGGGAGTTTATGTGGGATATTTTAGGTGGTAAGACTGGCTATACGGATGAAGCGAAGCAGACAATGGCTACTTTGATTGCTTATCAAGGCAAGGAATATGTGATTGTCACATTGAATGCTAGCTTTACCAAAGGGATGAAAGCTAATCCTCTAGCTTTGGATATAGTGAACATCATGGATGAGCTTTTACAAAAAGCTGCTTAA
- a CDS encoding Asp23/Gls24 family envelope stress response protein, with the protein MELNQHTQLLNPANSNESLTEASIYSQTAGERTLSLGFIAEYAKEASLKTEGVKSLEFSLIAHFKESLGVEHAGNGVEVAYVADNQALIITVYPVIYYGFSIPDVAWQIQENVKAEVERHTDLIVEEVNVHIKDVSLSQRLL; encoded by the coding sequence ATGGAGTTAAATCAGCATACACAATTGTTAAACCCAGCTAATTCTAATGAATCATTAACTGAAGCTAGTATTTATAGTCAGACTGCAGGTGAACGCACTTTATCTTTGGGCTTTATTGCCGAATATGCCAAAGAAGCTTCTTTGAAGACAGAGGGCGTTAAGAGCTTGGAGTTTAGTCTGATTGCTCATTTTAAGGAGTCGCTTGGAGTTGAACATGCTGGTAACGGTGTAGAAGTAGCTTATGTTGCTGATAATCAAGCTTTAATTATCACAGTTTATCCCGTAATTTATTATGGCTTTTCAATTCCTGATGTAGCATGGCAAATTCAAGAAAATGTTAAAGCCGAGGTTGAACGTCACACAGATTTGATTGTGGAAGAAGTGAATGTCCATATCAAGGATGTAAGTTTGTCGCAGCGACTACTTTGA
- a CDS encoding YqeG family HAD IIIA-type phosphatase: MKLQYLNPCLIEHIADLGELKFEKCKQAMFMPSAFYKQINDVPVEDYYALGYRYVFVDIDNTLMPHGELKANSEARQAVQRFKSAGFTVYLFSNATNARLTAISRDLNVNYVEKANKPALKPLLSFITKHNLARNTCIIIGDQLITDIWTANKAKVESVWLEPISAKELWHIRLKRGIEALLRKKYAITTHFDWILLVKKPKMR, from the coding sequence ATGAAATTACAATATTTGAATCCTTGTTTAATTGAACATATTGCAGATTTAGGTGAGCTAAAGTTTGAAAAATGCAAACAAGCGATGTTCATGCCGTCTGCCTTTTATAAACAGATCAATGACGTGCCGGTTGAAGATTATTACGCTTTAGGTTATCGCTATGTCTTTGTTGATATAGATAATACCCTGATGCCACATGGTGAGCTAAAAGCAAATAGCGAGGCTAGACAAGCTGTTCAACGTTTTAAGTCAGCTGGTTTTACAGTTTATCTTTTTTCAAATGCAACTAATGCGCGATTGACAGCCATTTCACGGGATTTAAATGTGAATTATGTCGAGAAAGCTAATAAACCGGCTTTAAAGCCACTTCTAAGTTTTATAACTAAACATAATTTAGCTAGAAACACATGTATAATTATTGGTGATCAATTAATTACTGATATTTGGACAGCGAATAAAGCTAAAGTAGAGAGTGTTTGGCTAGAGCCGATAAGTGCAAAAGAGCTTTGGCATATTCGCCTAAAGCGGGGGATCGAAGCTTTACTTAGAAAAAAATATGCGATTACTACGCATTTTGATTGGATTTTACTCGTAAAAAAGCCAAAAATGCGTTAG